The Bacillota bacterium genome includes a region encoding these proteins:
- the metA gene encoding homoserine O-succinyltransferase: MPIKIPDNLPAVEILNGENIFVMNETRAVHQDIRPLRILILNLMPTKIITETQLLRLLGNTPLQVETELLRTKTRDSKNTPEEHLAVFYKTFEEVKKEKFDGLVITGAPVEHFEFHQVDYWDELKEIMEWSKQNVTSTFYICWAAQAGLYYHFGIPKYKLKQKLFGVFKHHVNKRNVKLLRGFDDEFYVPHSRYSEVRREDIEKVPELEILSESDEAGIYLVAAKNRRMFFITGHSEYDLLTLKKEYERDMQKGIKISVPQNYFPNDDPQSTPVAKWRGHAHLLFSNWLNYYVYQETPYNLKQVNSFS, from the coding sequence ATGCCAATTAAAATACCTGATAATCTTCCTGCAGTGGAAATCCTCAATGGAGAGAATATATTTGTAATGAACGAAACCCGTGCTGTTCACCAGGATATTCGGCCGCTAAGAATTTTAATACTAAACTTAATGCCAACGAAAATAATTACAGAAACACAATTGTTAAGATTGCTCGGCAACACTCCCTTGCAAGTTGAAACAGAGCTTTTGCGAACCAAAACACGTGACTCTAAAAACACTCCCGAAGAACACTTGGCTGTTTTTTACAAAACTTTTGAAGAAGTAAAAAAGGAAAAGTTCGATGGCCTTGTTATTACAGGAGCACCGGTGGAACACTTTGAATTTCACCAAGTGGATTATTGGGATGAATTGAAAGAAATAATGGAATGGTCAAAACAAAATGTAACCTCAACTTTTTACATTTGTTGGGCGGCCCAGGCCGGACTTTATTATCACTTTGGTATTCCCAAGTATAAATTGAAACAAAAGCTCTTTGGTGTGTTCAAACATCATGTCAATAAAAGAAATGTCAAGCTCCTGCGGGGTTTCGACGATGAATTTTATGTTCCGCATTCCCGGTACTCGGAAGTACGCCGGGAAGATATTGAAAAAGTTCCAGAACTGGAAATACTTTCAGAATCTGATGAAGCGGGTATTTACCTGGTGGCCGCAAAAAACCGCCGGATGTTTTTTATAACCGGGCATTCTGAATATGACCTTCTAACTTTAAAAAAAGAATACGAACGGGATATGCAAAAAGGAATTAAAATTTCGGTGCCGCAAAATTATTTCCCTAATGATGATCCACAAAGTACTCCGGTGGCTAAATGGAGAGGGCACGCCCATTTACTGTTTTCCAACTGGTTAAACTACTATGTCTATCAAGAAACACCATACAATTTAAAGCAAGTGAACTCGTTCAGCTAA
- a CDS encoding PAS domain S-box protein, with product MDNKDNNNGFEHVVAKRQQAEQRYRTLFEQSLDVILVIDPETMLPVEFNDKAYQELGYSHEEFKKICIADHEATKTPKITRSRIEKIMLEGQCILETEHKTKNGRKKSTVGS from the coding sequence ATGGACAACAAAGATAACAATAATGGATTTGAACACGTGGTTGCCAAACGCCAGCAGGCGGAACAAAGATATCGTACGCTTTTTGAGCAATCTTTGGATGTCATTTTAGTAATAGATCCAGAAACTATGCTTCCTGTCGAATTCAATGACAAAGCCTATCAAGAACTTGGCTATTCCCACGAGGAATTTAAAAAAATCTGTATAGCTGACCATGAAGCTACTAAAACCCCCAAGATAACCCGAAGTCGTATAGAAAAGATTATGCTTGAGGGACAATGCATTTTAGAAACTGAGCATAAAACCAAAAATGGCCGAAAAAAAAGTACAGTTGGCAGTTAA
- a CDS encoding response regulator gives MSINQSEIKAINILLVEDNPADVRLTLEALKDERLYNELIVAEDGAEALEILRQKGKYADQPLPDIILLDLNLPRKDGREVLKEIKTDDKLKRIPVVVLTSSEAEADIVRAYDYNANCYITKPVGWDQFKNIIKTIGDFWFTIVKLPSSEENDK, from the coding sequence ATGAGTATTAATCAAAGTGAAATAAAAGCAATAAATATTCTGTTGGTAGAAGATAATCCGGCTGATGTTCGCTTAACATTGGAGGCACTAAAGGATGAGAGACTTTATAACGAACTAATTGTAGCAGAGGACGGAGCAGAAGCTTTAGAAATTCTGCGGCAAAAAGGAAAATATGCTGACCAACCACTGCCGGATATAATACTGCTTGATTTAAATTTGCCGAGAAAAGATGGCCGTGAAGTGCTAAAAGAGATCAAAACTGATGATAAACTGAAACGCATTCCGGTAGTAGTACTTACAAGCTCCGAAGCGGAAGCAGACATCGTGAGAGCTTATGATTACAACGCCAACTGTTATATAACTAAACCAGTAGGTTGGGACCAGTTTAAAAATATAATAAAAACAATAGGTGATTTTTGGTTCACAATCGTCAAATTGCCAAGCAGTGAAGAAAATGACAAATGA
- a CDS encoding GHKL domain-containing protein, with protein MAEKKVQLAVNVIEIHGKKMLHVICRDITQYKQSEAKLKKMIDELSYSNRELEQFAYVASHDLQEPLRMVASFAQLLSKRYSGQLDSDADEFIDYIVDGATRMQSLINALLEFSRVGTRGKEFAPTDMQAVVEEVIKNLKISVQETKAQITYGELPKIMADTSQLIQLFQNLVANAIKFHGDAPPKIHIEAYCQDKQWVISICDNGIGIEEEHLDRVFQIFQRLHKRDQYDGTGIGLAICKKIVERHGGQIWVDSAPKIGSTFYFSITDEG; from the coding sequence ATGGCCGAAAAAAAAGTACAGTTGGCAGTTAACGTGATAGAAATCCATGGTAAGAAGATGCTCCATGTAATTTGTCGTGATATTACCCAATATAAGCAATCTGAAGCCAAACTAAAGAAAATGATAGATGAGCTGAGTTATTCCAATAGAGAATTAGAGCAGTTTGCATACGTTGCTTCTCACGACCTGCAGGAACCCCTTCGTATGGTGGCAAGCTTTGCACAGTTGCTTTCTAAACGCTACAGTGGGCAACTGGATTCTGATGCAGATGAATTTATTGACTACATAGTTGATGGAGCAACAAGAATGCAAAGCCTAATTAACGCCTTATTGGAATTTTCAAGGGTTGGTACACGGGGCAAGGAATTTGCTCCAACTGACATGCAGGCTGTGGTGGAAGAAGTAATAAAAAATTTGAAAATATCTGTTCAAGAAACAAAGGCACAAATAACTTACGGTGAACTTCCCAAGATAATGGCTGACACATCGCAGCTCATACAGCTTTTTCAAAACCTGGTTGCAAACGCAATCAAATTCCACGGTGACGCACCACCCAAAATACATATTGAGGCTTATTGTCAGGATAAACAATGGGTGATTTCCATATGTGATAACGGAATCGGCATAGAAGAAGAACACTTGGACAGGGTATTTCAAATTTTTCAGCGGCTTCACAAAAGAGATCAATATGACGGCACAGGAATAGGCTTGGCTATATGCAAAAAAATTGTAGAACGACATGGTGGGCAGATTTGGGTGGATAGCGCACCTAAAATAGGCTCTACATTTTATTTTTCGATTACTGATGAGGGGTGA
- a CDS encoding helix-turn-helix transcriptional regulator, with the protein MLKEIIGKNIRYYREKQELTQKMVAHRAGFTAAYLGYLERGEKNPSIEIIERVADSLGIEPYYLLMDNLVENLPSELMHLLHVVNNLGENHTEFVLTVIRAYLKTHGLLPR; encoded by the coding sequence ATGTTAAAAGAAATAATTGGAAAAAACATTCGTTATTACAGAGAAAAACAAGAATTAACTCAAAAAATGGTGGCACATCGTGCGGGTTTTACCGCTGCATATTTGGGATACCTTGAACGAGGAGAAAAAAACCCATCCATTGAGATAATTGAAAGAGTTGCCGATTCCCTTGGTATTGAACCATACTACTTATTGATGGATAACTTAGTAGAGAATCTTCCTTCTGAGTTAATGCACCTTTTACACGTAGTGAATAACCTGGGAGAAAACCATACCGAGTTTGTCTTAACAGTCATTAGGGCTTACTTGAAAACTCACGGACTACTCCCACGATAA
- a CDS encoding CBS domain-containing protein — protein MLLCPYLRKLSFIMYKVRDMMTSPVNTISLGASVSQAADFMKKNNLGGLPVVEDNKLVGIITSRDVRINHPNRIVADAMTKPVICCSPNSTTWDAAALMDEYKIERLPVVEQDKVVGIITEVQMVKHISRLYDPLTETFNSEYIYQVAFNLLELGHKISVILLDVDDFGEMNKRWGHVYGDKCLKKIASVLKSVTNSKNDFFCRYGGDEFVIVTLRNSEEAMVMAKEVLDKISKIKLEYDLSITVSAGISEFREKIHKTEGDYYDATQCLINEASLASTKAKRHKTRICFNIGA, from the coding sequence ATGTTACTATGTCCGTATTTAAGGAAGTTGAGCTTTATAATGTATAAAGTTAGAGATATGATGACCAGTCCCGTAAATACAATTAGTCTGGGGGCAAGTGTTTCGCAGGCAGCAGATTTTATGAAAAAAAATAACCTTGGTGGATTACCGGTTGTTGAAGACAACAAGTTGGTTGGAATTATTACGTCCAGAGATGTCCGAATAAATCACCCGAACCGAATTGTGGCTGATGCCATGACTAAACCGGTAATATGTTGCTCCCCGAATAGTACAACATGGGACGCTGCAGCTTTAATGGATGAGTACAAAATCGAACGATTGCCCGTAGTAGAGCAGGATAAAGTTGTCGGGATAATAACCGAGGTTCAAATGGTAAAGCATATCAGCCGCCTTTATGACCCCTTAACCGAAACGTTTAATTCCGAATATATATATCAGGTTGCATTTAATCTTTTAGAACTTGGACATAAAATATCAGTAATTTTACTGGATGTGGATGATTTTGGTGAGATGAACAAAAGATGGGGCCATGTTTATGGTGATAAGTGTCTAAAAAAAATTGCCTCAGTATTAAAGAGCGTAACCAATAGCAAAAACGATTTTTTTTGTAGGTACGGTGGGGATGAATTTGTAATTGTTACACTCAGAAATTCTGAAGAAGCCATGGTAATGGCAAAAGAAGTATTGGATAAAATCTCAAAAATAAAATTGGAGTATGACCTCTCCATTACTGTTTCAGCAGGGATAAGTGAATTTCGGGAAAAAATACATAAAACTGAAGGTGACTATTATGATGCGACGCAATGCCTTATAAACGAGGCAAGCCTTGCCTCTACAAAAGCAAAAAGACATAAAACAAGAATATGTTTTAATATAGGAGCATAA
- a CDS encoding diguanylate cyclase gives MRRQPIIGLNCMAAEKYDVLLLDLSLPDSRGLETIKKVTSTKPDIPIVVLTGLDDEDIAIDAISHGAQDYLSKNQINSNMLIRTIHHAIERKQTMEALQASEERYRAVFENTGTATVIIEEDLTLSLTNTKFQQLSGYTKAELEGIRSWPEFVSGNDLSPGNYEFKFCRRDGNERDVFAMLEMMPRTREKIISLLDITEQKRVEERIRYLSFHDKLTGLHNRTFFEEELKRLNTPRQLPLSIIIADVNGLKLTNDAFGHNKGDELLANIAQIIKDSCRKEDIICRWGGDEFAILLPQTNNDIAVQIGCRINQSCQKAAKKPIKPSIALGIASKEDVLQKVETVIAQAEDRMYRNKLTERKSSRSAIIYSLQRTLKEKTHETEEHAERLRLLSKSMGQALGLSSNELDELSLLASLHDIGKVAIPDQILKKPGKLTYKEWATMKKHPEIGFRIAQASFELSHIAEAILSHHERWDGTGYPQGQKGNEIPLHSRIIAIVDAFDVMTHGRPYKKSISKVEALDELRREAGAQFDPELVKKFLNLIF, from the coding sequence TTGCGTAGACAGCCTATTATTGGGTTAAATTGCATGGCGGCAGAAAAATATGATGTACTCCTACTAGATCTTTCTTTGCCTGATAGCAGAGGATTGGAAACCATAAAGAAAGTAACTTCAACCAAACCTGATATTCCTATTGTGGTATTAACTGGCCTGGATGATGAGGATATCGCAATTGATGCCATAAGTCATGGAGCCCAAGATTATCTTTCTAAAAACCAAATTAATTCTAATATGTTAATACGAACTATCCACCATGCTATAGAACGTAAGCAAACAATGGAAGCACTTCAAGCGTCTGAGGAAAGATACCGCGCGGTTTTTGAAAACACCGGGACTGCCACTGTAATAATTGAAGAGGATTTGACATTGTCTTTGACAAATACAAAGTTTCAGCAACTTTCAGGTTATACCAAAGCTGAACTGGAGGGAATAAGAAGCTGGCCAGAATTTGTTTCAGGAAACGATTTATCCCCTGGCAACTATGAGTTTAAATTTTGCCGCAGGGATGGGAACGAAAGAGATGTTTTTGCTATGCTTGAAATGATGCCCCGCACGAGGGAAAAAATAATTTCCCTCTTAGATATTACGGAACAAAAAAGAGTAGAAGAACGAATTAGATACCTAAGTTTTCATGACAAATTAACAGGCTTGCACAACCGGACCTTTTTTGAAGAAGAACTAAAACGTTTAAATACTCCAAGGCAACTACCTCTGAGCATAATAATCGCGGATGTCAATGGCCTTAAGTTGACTAATGATGCGTTTGGACACAATAAAGGTGACGAACTTTTAGCAAACATAGCTCAGATTATAAAGGATTCCTGCAGGAAAGAAGATATCATTTGTCGCTGGGGTGGGGATGAATTTGCAATTCTCTTACCACAAACTAACAATGACATTGCTGTGCAGATTGGTTGTCGCATAAACCAATCCTGTCAAAAGGCGGCTAAAAAACCGATCAAACCAAGTATCGCTTTGGGCATTGCCTCCAAGGAAGATGTTTTACAGAAAGTTGAAACGGTTATTGCTCAAGCAGAGGACCGTATGTATCGCAACAAGCTTACTGAAAGAAAAAGTAGTCGTAGTGCTATTATTTATTCTTTACAGCGTACTTTAAAGGAAAAAACACATGAAACAGAAGAACACGCCGAGCGCTTGAGGCTGCTTAGTAAGAGTATGGGACAAGCCCTTGGTCTATCGAGTAATGAATTGGACGAGTTATCCCTTTTAGCATCATTGCATGACATAGGTAAGGTAGCAATACCTGACCAAATTTTGAAAAAACCCGGCAAACTTACTTATAAAGAGTGGGCAACCATGAAGAAACATCCTGAAATAGGTTTTCGTATTGCTCAGGCGTCTTTCGAGCTGTCACATATAGCCGAAGCTATTTTGTCGCACCATGAACGCTGGGATGGAACTGGATATCCCCAGGGGCAAAAAGGAAATGAAATACCACTTCATTCAAGAATTATTGCCATAGTGGATGCCTTTGACGTGATGACCCATGGGCGACCATATAAAAAGAGTATTTCCAAAGTGGAAGCTTTAGATGAACTAAGAAGAGAGGCTGGGGCTCAATTTGACCCGGAATTAGTTAAAAAATTCTTGAATTTGATTTTTTAG
- a CDS encoding HD domain-containing protein — translation MNLETAKSFVNTFPRDLQVHSYNVCNIATGIARYSGYREDQIYILSIGSLIHDVGKCCIDPGIINKPGKLTEKEFELVKQHTFLGADMIRQYDDSHKYEPIILYHHERWDGKGYYGLFQEEIPAFAQIVSIADAFDAMTSIRPYQMPKSLTGALRELSNSRGTQFAPELVDIFEKYILDSLKFKENYIR, via the coding sequence TTGAATTTGGAAACCGCAAAGTCTTTTGTGAACACATTTCCCAGAGATTTGCAAGTTCATTCATATAATGTTTGCAATATAGCTACCGGAATAGCGAGGTATTCTGGTTACAGAGAAGATCAAATTTATATTCTGTCAATTGGTTCGTTGATTCACGATGTAGGTAAATGCTGTATTGACCCTGGAATAATTAATAAACCAGGTAAACTTACAGAAAAAGAATTTGAGCTTGTAAAACAGCATACTTTTTTAGGCGCGGATATGATTAGACAATATGATGACAGCCACAAATATGAACCTATTATTTTATACCACCACGAACGGTGGGACGGAAAGGGTTATTATGGCCTTTTTCAAGAAGAAATACCGGCATTTGCCCAAATTGTAAGCATTGCCGACGCGTTCGATGCAATGACGAGTATTCGCCCTTATCAAATGCCCAAGAGTTTAACCGGAGCTCTTAGAGAACTAAGTAATAGCAGAGGCACTCAGTTTGCGCCGGAATTAGTTGACATATTTGAAAAGTACATCTTAGATTCATTGAAATTCAAAGAAAACTATATCCGGTAA
- a CDS encoding homocysteine synthase, which produces MMADRKWSFETLALHAGYQPDSETLSRAVPVYQTTSYIFRDSEHAANLFALKEEGNIYSRIGNPTVEVLEKRLAALEGGVGALALSSGHAAIYTAILNIASAGDEIVSSSSIYGGTFNLFNHTLPRLGIKVHFVDPDRPENFRKAISDKTKAIFAETIGNPGCDVLDMQGVGKVAHEAGIPLIVDSTFTTPFLCRPFEFGADIVIHSMTKFIGGHGTSMGGIIIDSGNFDWTQNYKFPGLTEPDPSYHGISYAKEMGPAAFVGKARVQLLRDIGACLSPFNAFLILQGMETLSLRMERHVSNAQQVANFLENHSRVNWVSYPGLSSHPSYALVKKYLPRGAGAIMTFGIKGGLEVGKRFIENLLIFSHLANVGDAKSLVIHPASTTHSQLSEEELLKAGVSPDMVRLSIGLESIDDLLEDLDQALGTPDL; this is translated from the coding sequence ATAATGGCAGATAGAAAGTGGAGTTTTGAAACATTGGCGTTGCATGCCGGTTACCAGCCGGATAGTGAAACACTTTCCCGGGCAGTACCTGTTTATCAAACCACATCTTATATTTTTCGTGATTCAGAGCACGCGGCAAATCTGTTTGCTTTAAAAGAAGAGGGCAATATTTACAGCCGCATTGGCAACCCGACCGTTGAAGTACTGGAAAAGCGTTTGGCCGCACTGGAAGGAGGCGTAGGAGCGCTCGCCCTCTCCTCCGGTCATGCTGCCATTTATACCGCAATATTGAATATTGCATCGGCCGGTGATGAGATTGTTTCCTCAAGCAGCATTTACGGGGGAACGTTTAACTTATTTAACCATACGCTGCCCCGCCTGGGTATAAAAGTGCACTTTGTGGATCCAGACCGGCCCGAAAACTTCCGCAAGGCCATCTCTGATAAGACAAAAGCCATCTTTGCGGAAACCATCGGCAATCCCGGGTGTGATGTGCTGGATATGCAAGGGGTTGGTAAAGTGGCCCATGAAGCAGGCATACCGCTCATCGTCGACAGTACTTTTACAACCCCGTTTTTATGCCGCCCGTTTGAATTCGGCGCGGACATTGTTATTCATTCCATGACTAAATTTATTGGTGGCCATGGTACAAGCATGGGCGGCATCATAATAGATTCAGGAAATTTTGACTGGACACAAAACTATAAATTTCCGGGATTAACTGAACCCGACCCCAGTTACCATGGAATTTCATATGCAAAAGAAATGGGCCCGGCGGCATTTGTCGGCAAGGCCAGAGTACAGCTTTTGAGGGATATAGGCGCTTGTTTAAGCCCCTTTAATGCCTTTTTGATACTTCAGGGTATGGAAACTCTTTCTTTAAGAATGGAACGACACGTAAGCAATGCGCAACAAGTGGCTAACTTTTTAGAAAACCACTCCCGGGTTAACTGGGTTTCTTATCCAGGACTCAGTAGTCACCCATCCTATGCATTGGTAAAAAAATATCTGCCCAGGGGCGCCGGGGCGATAATGACATTTGGCATTAAAGGCGGTTTGGAAGTCGGCAAAAGATTCATAGAAAACTTGCTGATTTTCTCCCACCTGGCTAATGTGGGTGATGCAAAATCTCTGGTAATACACCCGGCTTCAACCACCCACAGTCAACTATCAGAAGAAGAGCTGCTAAAGGCCGGTGTCTCTCCGGATATGGTGCGCCTCTCTATTGGCCTGGAAAGCATCGATGATTTATTGGAAGACCTTGACCAAGCCCTTGGAACCCCAGATTTATAA
- a CDS encoding MarR family transcriptional regulator: MVTIEEFRVEESLGHLAAKVHQIFSAQFKKELADYNITPPQFGTLAFLWRHDGISQIQLANKMHKDRTTTSGIIDRLEKEGLVTRQGSPDDRRSHMVFVTDKGYRIRPALEGLALQVILEVTHMLTGEEREILRLLLKKVYDNAPHEGEV; this comes from the coding sequence GTGGTAACCATAGAAGAGTTCAGGGTGGAAGAGAGTCTTGGACACCTGGCGGCCAAGGTGCACCAGATTTTTTCAGCCCAGTTTAAAAAGGAGCTTGCCGATTACAATATTACGCCTCCCCAGTTCGGAACTTTGGCATTTTTGTGGAGGCATGACGGTATCAGTCAGATCCAACTTGCCAACAAAATGCATAAGGACAGGACCACCACCAGCGGGATAATTGACCGCCTGGAAAAGGAAGGCCTAGTCACAAGACAGGGGAGCCCTGATGACCGGCGCTCTCATATGGTGTTTGTTACCGATAAGGGATACAGGATAAGGCCCGCCCTGGAGGGGCTGGCGTTACAAGTAATACTTGAGGTTACACATATGTTAACCGGCGAAGAGCGGGAGATACTACGTCTGCTGCTGAAGAAGGTATATGATAATGCACCGCACGAAGGAGAGGTTTGA
- a CDS encoding HD domain-containing protein produces MRTSSQFLLEKLNIVEKIYNRIDCSSEVLDVIMPHSWRVMFMTSQLGKCLKVEENDTLTLAALLHDVGKLGISKEILFKPSALTSTEYIIIHSHSHMGNIIARNIFNQAEAAVFIRDHHERFDGKGYPRGLKGEDISLEGRIIAIVDSFDAMVFEKRNYSKNKTINKAITELEKHSWSQFDGYIVKEFITLWENNTLSNNIIREVEAVINNWLQIITERSLSRLSKGATITQ; encoded by the coding sequence ATGAGAACGTCTTCACAATTTTTGCTTGAAAAATTAAACATAGTTGAAAAAATATATAACAGGATTGATTGTTCTTCAGAGGTATTAGATGTAATTATGCCACATTCCTGGCGAGTTATGTTCATGACATCGCAACTCGGTAAATGCCTAAAAGTTGAGGAGAATGATACTTTGACTCTGGCAGCGTTACTGCATGACGTAGGTAAACTTGGAATATCAAAAGAAATTCTTTTCAAGCCAAGTGCACTTACTTCCACAGAGTACATTATTATACATTCTCATAGTCATATGGGAAATATAATTGCAAGAAATATTTTCAACCAAGCTGAAGCAGCAGTTTTTATAAGAGACCACCATGAAAGATTCGATGGTAAAGGGTATCCCCGTGGTTTAAAGGGTGAAGATATTAGTTTAGAGGGAAGAATAATAGCCATAGTCGATAGCTTTGATGCTATGGTTTTTGAAAAAAGAAATTATTCTAAGAACAAAACAATCAATAAGGCAATAACAGAATTAGAAAAACATTCTTGGTCTCAGTTTGACGGGTATATTGTTAAGGAATTTATAACACTCTGGGAAAATAATACATTGTCTAATAATATTATCAGAGAAGTTGAGGCTGTTATCAATAATTGGCTTCAAATTATTACAGAAAGAAGCCTGTCAAGACTTTCTAAAGGCGCAACAATTACTCAATGA
- a CDS encoding MFS transporter has product MSQEASLKRYTLLVAAMASFLTPFMGSAVNLAIPSIGHQFSSSAYLLSWVATSYILAAAAFLVPIGRLADIVGRKKVFIAGISFFALASVLCGLAWSVEALIVFRAVQGIASAMIFGTSMAILTSVFPPQERGKVLGITVASVYIGLSLGPVLGGFLNHNLGWQSIFYFTALIAVLAVLFTLARLKGEWAGAQGEKYDFGGAALYAVGLVALMYGVSSVTASHWAKYSLLLGLVMLVLFIRHQLKVEHPLLHLKLFSKNATFAFSNLAAFINYSATFGVAFLLSLYLQVVLGFNSQTAGFMLLSQPVLMALLSPFAGTLSDRIQPRVVASLGMAVTALALFIFCFLSMQTPLWLVVANLALLGSGLALFSSPNTNAVMGSVEKKFLGVASSTIGTMRLTGQAVSMAVVTLILALYVGNVELSQAPADMLVKGTRTSMLVFAATCIGGVFASLARGNMRKQGDGSFASKG; this is encoded by the coding sequence ATGAGTCAAGAAGCTTCTTTAAAGAGATATACACTGCTTGTGGCCGCCATGGCCTCTTTTCTGACGCCCTTTATGGGTAGCGCTGTAAACCTTGCCATACCGTCCATAGGTCATCAATTTAGTAGTAGTGCCTATCTTTTAAGCTGGGTGGCCACCAGTTACATTTTGGCCGCGGCCGCCTTTTTGGTACCTATCGGTAGGCTGGCTGACATTGTTGGGAGGAAAAAGGTTTTCATTGCTGGAATCTCGTTTTTCGCACTGGCTTCAGTATTATGCGGTCTAGCCTGGTCGGTGGAGGCGCTGATAGTTTTTAGAGCGGTACAGGGTATAGCCAGTGCCATGATTTTCGGCACATCCATGGCCATTCTGACCTCTGTTTTTCCACCTCAGGAAAGGGGAAAGGTGTTGGGGATTACTGTGGCCTCGGTGTATATTGGGTTATCACTGGGGCCGGTGCTCGGCGGTTTTCTAAATCATAACCTGGGCTGGCAATCTATTTTTTATTTCACTGCTTTGATAGCGGTGCTGGCAGTGCTCTTTACTTTGGCCCGGCTAAAAGGGGAGTGGGCCGGTGCCCAGGGAGAAAAATATGATTTTGGCGGTGCTGCTCTTTATGCCGTCGGATTGGTGGCCCTTATGTACGGAGTATCTTCGGTGACTGCGTCCCACTGGGCTAAATACTCATTATTGCTGGGCCTTGTGATGTTGGTGCTGTTCATAAGACATCAGCTAAAAGTGGAGCACCCACTGTTGCATTTAAAGCTGTTCAGTAAAAATGCTACCTTTGCCTTTTCCAATTTGGCGGCCTTTATTAATTATAGTGCCACTTTTGGTGTGGCTTTTTTGCTTTCCCTTTACCTGCAGGTAGTGTTAGGGTTCAATTCGCAAACCGCAGGTTTTATGCTTCTTTCCCAGCCGGTTTTGATGGCCCTTTTGTCACCCTTTGCGGGTACCCTCTCAGATAGGATTCAGCCGAGGGTGGTGGCATCCCTGGGTATGGCAGTTACTGCGCTGGCCCTGTTCATATTCTGTTTTCTATCCATGCAAACACCGCTGTGGCTGGTGGTGGCGAACCTTGCTCTCCTGGGTTCCGGGCTGGCACTTTTTTCCTCTCCCAACACCAACGCAGTGATGGGCTCGGTGGAAAAGAAATTTTTAGGGGTTGCTTCTTCCACTATCGGTACCATGAGACTCACCGGCCAGGCTGTTAGCATGGCCGTGGTAACACTGATACTTGCCCTTTACGTGGGGAATGTGGAACTGAGTCAGGCACCTGCTGATATGTTGGTAAAAGGCACCAGGACATCAATGTTGGTGTTCGCAGCCACCTGCATCGGTGGTGTTTTCGCGTCCCTGGCCAGGGGAAATATGAGGAAGCAAGGAGACGGTTCGTTTGCTTCCAAAGGTTAA